A region of the Bombyx mori chromosome 22, ASM3026992v2 genome:
gcaacgacaagtcggacacggcgccaccctcCCCTggggggcaggcgacgagcgtatgctctgccgtgtccaggtcgcaaccacaatggtggcactctgccgtcggctcggctgtgatccggtgcaggaactcaccgaaacaaccatgcccagtgagcacctgcgtgagccggaaagtgaggcgtcctctgtcacgattcacccaatccacaaggaccgggcgaatcgcctcgacggtcctacgaccagccgaaggatcagccagctgtctggaccatgactccagcacggaccgccgagattgggccctccgcgctctgaccgcACTGGGGCTggcacgcgccacgccccgggcacgaaggtcagcccgccactgatagtcagcggcgagcgcctccgtttccagaacccaaggcggcgtcccagccagtacacacgccgcctcaaaggagatggtgctataaccacggatgaccctgaccgcgatggtgcgttgcggccgttgcagcagcttcgccacccccacggccagggactggccccacacggacGCCCcatatagggccattgatcgcaccacccccgtatagagacggcgcgtcacctggtcaggccccccgacgttgggcagaagccggcttaacgcgccggccacctccaacaaacgagggaccaggttctgaaagtgagcacggaaggtccaacgactgtccagaatgaggccgaggtacttcaactgcaccccaaccccgatacggacgcctccaaccacgatatgggcatcgacaggtggcactctccggggcctgtggaaccacatggcctcggatttactgagcgccacgtcaaggcccaatctcctaattttgccgacgacatgcgccaccccagccgtagcaagacgggcagactcagcaaaactccccccccccgggccacgaccaacgtgtcgtccgcgtaacagattacgctcaggccctggaggagggcacctctcagcacccagtcatacccgatattccacaaaagggggccaagtaccgacccctgtggaacaccgcgcacgaccgggaacctgtgcaggattccaccgtgtccggtacacatgaccgatctgtcctctaagtaggaacccaccaggtggcgaaggtagggggcactctatgtcgttccagcgccccccctatcacggaccagggcagggtgttaaacgcattggcgatatcgagcgacaccgtcaaagccaccccacccctggagacggcctcctccgagagggcccgcacgcgaaggatcacgtctaccgttgagcggccctctcggaagccatactgctccgccgacagatcgggtcccaccccgaccagatgctggatgatgcgggctgccagaatgctttccagcagcttgcccacctcatccagcaacacgatgggaaaGCTAAGACTGGTAGTAGAGCTTATTTTGAGTCTatgttacatttgaatttttatgtagttattttttttattgcccttgaaggcagacgagcatatgacccacctgatggtgagtagttaccggcGCTCATGGTCATCTGTCAATGCCAGggatagagccaagccgctgcctaccgttaactaCTCTCCACagtcctcgtttgaagaagaacatgtcatagcgctcgggaaacaccgtgtagGGGAGCCCATTCCAAAGCtagatggtacgtggtaaaaaagattgctggaaacgcactgtggatgaacgcggTAGCTTCACGTAGTATGGATTGACCTGGAGGTGGAGGCGTTCGCTGCAGATTATGCGTGGCGATGTGACCTCTGCGACAAAGGAGAGCCACATCCCAGAGGAGGAGTGattagagcgcggaggctccaatctcggcggtccgtgctggaagcgtggtctcgccgcttggcaaATCGATTGGCCGGTCTCCGGACCATCGATGCGGTGCGCCCGGCTCTCGCGGAATGAGCGAACCGTGACTGAGGGTGTCTCACCTTCCAGTTGGCGCAAATGCTCAACGGACATGGTTTTTTCGCCCTGAgggaaccgacgatggagtgtcaccactgtgactgcgaTGAAGACACGGTCGAGCACACGCTCGTACAATGCCCCGCATGGCTGGGGTAGCGCCGTATCCTCATCTCgtaaataggaccggacttctCGCTGCCGACTGTCGTGCCCACAAAGGCGATGTCCGACTTCTGCGAatacaccatctcgcagaagaaacggcggaacgagagagggaaaGCTCATCCCTCTCCCCACCTTACtgtcgccgccgagccgggggccggtgAAGAACTTTTGCCGCagactgtactgtactatacggtacaaaatacagatataactgaagtccctccgcagatccagaggatccgtgagaatgggattatcgacaatccaaaCGGCCCTCTTTTGTAagaagtcaaatggaagtaagtggtatttgggagccccggcccaaaagtggaagcagtactccacgcgaggccggacttgtactttataaagcaaaagtctttgtacAAGCATGAAGTACCGCTTGGccctgttgaggactcccagcattttgaaCGCCAACTTCGATTTTCCCTCCAAATGACCCCGAAATTGCACTTCGCTTGAAATGTCGACCCAATACTcgtggaaggttgcagggatactccttggaattacAGCAATATagcaaaggggtccttcttagCAGTAAATGCGCAAATTtttgtcttcaacgggttgaattgaaccaagttcaattcaccccactcGGAGACTCACTCCAGATAATTCTCCACTTCGGagacaagttttgatcgtctctcctgcaccacgctccgagagagattCTGAtagccgatatatcgcgcatcccctgTGCTATCATCCGAATAGTAATGCATGCCAACtatagatagcatgtcattgatatactgAAAAGCGAGGTGGGAAAAGTTTTCGATTAATTTaaggctataatattttcttgTTTTGCGAGTCGTAAACACAATTTATACTacctttacgatttaatctcttgtttttaaattcattaatataaaatcattatgtcattgtttaataataatttaaagcgTATTTTAGTTGCTCTTTGATAGTAGCAAGAAACAAGGACGGCGAGCGTTACTCCTCTAAAAATTAGGGGTTgcaaattaaattgttattgacAAGAACTTGAGGTCGATTTTAGCTTATCCACTTAAGTGTTTGGATATACCGAAATTTGACGATttcaaacaaaagaaaacgaaaaatatttaaattccatTTATTCACCAATCAATGAAAAATTCATAAACATTGATAGTTAATGATTTaataatctagtactattattgagaTCATGTAAATAATTTCTTGAAGCTAATGTCCATGTTGATGTTCAGGCACTACATGTTTGGCGTGACCTTCACGGTGCACTTCAGCGTTGAATCTGTTCACAAATTTACAAATGTCATTAGTTATGTGACCTTCACGGTGCACCTCAGCGTTGAATCTGTTCACAAATTTACAAATGTCATTAGTTAtcgtaatgaaaattattaGTTATGAGTCAAATGAAAGTTAATTTACCCGGAGTGTTTATCGGCCGCGTATTTAACAGTCCTGATGGTACCATCGGCCTCGTGCAGACTGTACACGCCCTTCACGACGTCACCGTCACGTGTTTCGTGCTGGTACTTGTTGTCGCCGGTGTGAGGATCCTCTACTTTGTACTCGAAAGCGTATTTAGGATGAGcctgtaattatttatatgctAATTTATCACGCAAACAGATCGCCAATtgaattgatttaattaatagaGCTCTCTTACATGGTAGTCGACGTGGTGCTCTTCGTGTCCATGGTGATGATCGTCCTGATGCCCGTGGTATTGGACCTGTTGGAGTCCGTGGTGTATTGGCTGGTGTTCATGGTGATGTACTTGAGCGTATCCGTGGTGTTGCACCTCGTGGTGTCCTAGGTCATAGTGGCCGCCGTGTTCGAAATGCTGCGTCGTGAGTATTTGGTGGTGAGCAGGAGCTTGGCCCTGATGTTCGTGTCCATGGCTCGTGTGTAGCACTATACTCTGCGAGGAGACTGCGTGACCATGACCGTGTCCATCTTGCGGCCTAGCGCTCACTAGAGCCAGGGCAGCGATGATTAATGTAAGctgtaatattttcaaaataattttaaataatgacatAATTTATGGATAAATTTTAACATCGATCTTATTGTAATTTCGTTATTTCACTGCATCGAGACTGTTCGGTGTCTCTGGTGATCGTTTaacttgagttttttttttattgcctagataggtggacgagctcacagcccacctggtgttaagtggttactggagcccatagacatttacaacgtaaatgcgtcacctaccttgagaaaggtctccagtatagttacaacggctgccctacccttcaagctgaaacgcattactgcttcacggttcaaataggcagggtggtggtacctacccgcgcggactcacaagtggtcctaccaccagtaaaagcttgTCTACCTATATTTTGTTTGCCTTGAAGGCTGGCGAACATACGGTGCAAATCTTAGCCGTACTGGAAGCCATCGCTAAtggatatcagaaaaccaagaTACTGCCAAGGACATGCTTATAGCTGAAGACCACATTCAAATACTAAACACGCTGCCACTAAATATTTGAGACATAATATTTGCGCATAAAACAATcttaaagaatattaataatgattttatcTTCGGTTACCTTAAGCATTTTTGATTACACGTATTAACTGATCAACTAATTAACTCGAATGAATACCTCGATTTTAAGAACGGCTGTTTATATAGTTACATGGAAAGTAATCACAAAACCAGATCAACCTTATTATTGGTGGTTGttacttattacttatttaaaacgaccgtgtcaaatttatttttgtttgtctttaaaaaCCAGTTTTCGAGGcttgaaatatataatttaatgttaacaTTCAATTTAATCCAATTTCTTTGTAATAACCTCGGCccattttaataaagaaaagtaTCACTTTGTATAAGTTACAACATCAGGTGTTTTatctttttctaattttaattttactaatagCAATCACTATAGATATTTTTGGCAAACATGTGAAGGCGAGACTTCAAATTGTATCGAGAGATGAAACAAGTTTTTTCAATTCAGCCGCTACTGGAGTGCTTTTACTATTCGAATATTCTCTTTTAAAAAGGTCAATTACGAACTGTTCATCTTTTTCataagctatttaaaaaaaaacaattcatacaACCTAAACTTTACTAAATTtatcgttaaaaaaaattaaatttattcgttaatttattcagtaaacttaattaatgcAAGCTCTTTCAATGCATGCGTACatttctaaatattaaaatgtttcattGAAACCTTACGCATAGGCAGGTTTACTATCATTACATAACTCAGTAATGTACAAAACGTGTTGTCAAAATAAGATTTAAGTTATTTACTCTTACAGCATAATGTAAAATTCCATATTTACATACACGTGCTATATTTTATTCATCAGTATAACATTAAACTTACTTAATTGTAGACGCTCATCAAACTCAATTATAAGTATGTCATTTTCGCTGGAAGCTACCGGTATTACTGTTTTACTATTA
Encoded here:
- the CPR111 gene encoding cuticular protein RR-2 motif 111 precursor yields the protein MLKLTLIIAALALVSARPQDGHGHGHAVSSQSIVLHTSHGHEHQGQAPAHHQILTTQHFEHGGHYDLGHHEVQHHGYAQVHHHEHQPIHHGLQQVQYHGHQDDHHHGHEEHHVDYHAHPKYAFEYKVEDPHTGDNKYQHETRDGDVVKGVYSLHEADGTIRTVKYAADKHSGFNAEVHREGHAKHVVPEHQHGH